The following nucleotide sequence is from Candidatus Flexicrinis affinis.
GGCAGGGCTGCCCGACCTCGCCAAGACCGATCCGCTGTACGTGCTGGACGACGGCCGGATCGTCGCGCCGGTGATCGGCGCGCTCGCCCCGCCGCTGCGCCTGCACAATCTGGACGGTGCCGTCGTCGACCTTGCCGAGTATTCCGATCAGGTCGTCGTGCTGAACTCGTGGGCGACGTGGTGCGTGCCGTGCGAAGTCGAGATGCCGGCCTTGCAGGCGCTGGCAGAACGCTACGCCGGCCGGGTCACCGTGCTGGGTGTCAACGCCGGCGAGCAGCGCAGCGCGGTCACCGCCTGGCGCGACCGCT
It contains:
- a CDS encoding TlpA family protein disulfide reductase; its protein translation is MNEPSPHPAHSTAHPGTLPRWIALTAGIACAAASLVIVLTAGLPDLAKTDPLYVLDDGRIVAPVIGALAPPLRLHNLDGAVVDLAEYSDQVVVLNSWATWCVPCEVEMPALQALAERYAGRVTVLGVNAGEQRSAVTAWRDRFGLTFELVLDPDGTASRDYRLRGQPTTFIVAPGGRIEAIYFGPVDLAELERIVSRLVAMAD